In the genome of Ensifer sp. WSM1721, the window AATACGGCCTGATCGCTGCCCTGATCTCTGTAGCGCTGATCGGCGGCGCAACGACCCTCGGCGGACAGCTCGACGAACTGTTCACCGAACTCGGAAATGAAATGACCACTGCTCAAGACAACATGTAAGTGGCGGAATTTCTTTCGCTTTAAGAAGGGGGTCGTTTCAGTGCCTGAAGCGGCCCTTT includes:
- a CDS encoding Flp family type IVb pilin, which codes for MKTIFARLMKDESGATAIEYGLIAALISVALIGGATTLGGQLDELFTELGNEMTTAQDNM